DNA from Alphaproteobacteria bacterium SS10:
CGATTGCGAAACCCAGTTCCTGATGCAGCTTGGCCCACCTTGTGTGGCGGCGGCCAACGCCTTCACCATGTGTGCCGACCTGCCAGAGGTTGCCTTCCTGGCCATGGATGCCCGCCACTGCGCAGGAACTGAGATGGCTGAGTTGATGGCCTATGCCGCCAGTGTTGGCTCAGCCCGGGCGAAGCGGAAGGCTGGCGCCAAGGGCTTTATCGGCAATGCATCAGACGCCACCGCGCATTACTTCGGTCAGGAGCATGGGCTCGGCACCATGCCGCACGCCCTGATTGGCTATGCCGGTTCCACCGTGCGTGCCGCTGAAATGTTCCACGAAACCCACCCAGAGCAGCCGCTTACCGTGCTGGTCGATTACTTCGGCCAAGAGGTGACAGACGGCCTCGAGGTTTGTCGTCGGTTCCCAGAGCTGGCTGCTGAGGGCAAGCTGGGCCTTCGCCTCGATACCTTAGGTGGCCGCTTTGTTGAGGGGCTTGACCCGCCGGCATCCTATGCCGTGTTGGAGCGCAATGCGCCGGCCGCACTCCGTGGTTATCACCCGGAGAGTGAGATTAAGCATCTGATTGGTACTGGCGTTAGCGCCGCTGCCATCTGGCATATGCGTGAGCGCTTGAATGAGGCCGGGTTTGATCAGGTGAAGATCGTTGCCTCCTCAGGCTTCAGCCCGGAGAAATGCCGGATTATGAAGGAAGCCAACGCGCCGATTGATGTGATTGGGACCGGTTCCTTCCTACCGTCGAAATGGTCTGAGACCTACGCCACCGCCGATATCATCGAATATGATGGCGAGCGGCGGGT
Protein-coding regions in this window:
- a CDS encoding nicotinate phosphoribosyltransferase; this translates as MADDGAVKPEAVANLSAGLGHHDEDGIGQWADTYFRRTRAVIEKFGDQQVTYAVFMRRPVVCAPRLAINWLEAAMQARGAKVDVQLRYEEGRWVGAGDPILYLTGSFKHLVDCETQFLMQLGPPCVAAANAFTMCADLPEVAFLAMDARHCAGTEMAELMAYAASVGSARAKRKAGAKGFIGNASDATAHYFGQEHGLGTMPHALIGYAGSTVRAAEMFHETHPEQPLTVLVDYFGQEVTDGLEVCRRFPELAAEGKLGLRLDTLGGRFVEGLDPPASYAVLERNAPAALRGYHPESEIKHLIGTGVSAAAIWHMRERLNEAGFDQVKIVASSGFSPEKCRIMKEANAPIDVIGTGSFLPSKWSETYATADIIEYDGERRVKTGREFLFPRQG